A window from Ferrimicrobium sp. encodes these proteins:
- a CDS encoding TetR family transcriptional regulator: MSEIQQPGRRERHKARTREQLITTARELFARQGFAETTVLQITDTVDVSQRTFFRYFDSKEDLLLVDLVDFFDAVANELHTRPSHEPPLVALYESLVVSIQRRLDDSAEVPMFRPRQLGIDLTSQLARTYVNWELRIADILAERLLNTAKDPQDARIHADVAAVVGVSVLRSAVNEVTAADFEAFHLGTKALTERLQHAFDLAALELDRLASHYSALD; encoded by the coding sequence GTGAGTGAAATTCAGCAGCCCGGGAGACGCGAGCGTCATAAGGCACGGACGAGAGAGCAACTCATCACGACAGCTCGCGAGCTCTTTGCTCGCCAAGGCTTCGCCGAGACGACGGTCCTCCAGATCACCGATACAGTTGATGTCTCTCAGCGGACGTTTTTTCGGTACTTCGATTCGAAGGAAGATCTGCTTCTTGTAGACCTGGTTGACTTTTTTGACGCTGTTGCTAACGAGCTTCACACCCGTCCATCGCACGAGCCACCGTTGGTGGCGTTGTATGAGTCGTTGGTGGTAAGCATCCAACGCCGCTTGGACGATTCCGCGGAGGTTCCGATGTTTCGGCCCCGCCAACTCGGCATCGACCTGACCAGCCAACTTGCGCGTACCTATGTGAACTGGGAGCTTCGCATTGCCGATATTCTCGCCGAGCGATTGTTGAACACGGCCAAAGATCCCCAGGATGCCCGTATCCATGCCGATGTGGCCGCGGTGGTTGGTGTGAGTGTGTTGCGCAGCGCGGTGAACGAGGTGACCGCGGCTGATTTCGAGGCGTTCCATTTGGGCACGAAGGCCCTTACCGAGCGACTTCAACATGCCTTCGATCTCGCTGCGTTGGAGCTGGATAGGCTGGCTAGCCACTACTCGGCGCTTGACTGA